From Streptomyces sp. TLI_105, the proteins below share one genomic window:
- the pelF gene encoding GT4 family glycosyltransferase PelF — MPSSGRHVTMLTEGTYPHVHGGVSTWCDQLVRGMPEVDFEILALTGSGREPVTWELPPNVTRHTAYPLWGPPQSPAVRRPLRGRERRRFLDAYERLLLALLDPEADCDFGTGLYELAELARQGRLTTALRSERALRSLMWIWTMPHLPTLAARPTVHDALTATDLLEHALRPLAARIATGGVAHAVSSGLATLPALAAQHFEGVPFLLTEHGIYLRERYLGYRTEAQRWPVKALMLGFYRELNTLGYRKADLITPCNQYNRRWEERGGAPADRIRTVYNGVDPALFPEAGPEPETPTLSWCGRVDPIKDLETLIRAYAISRAELPELRLRLFGPVPAGNEDYLTRLEKLAAELGVADGVSFEGRVSDVPSAYAAGSVVMLSSISEGFPFSLIEAMSCGRATVSTDVGGVREAVGDTGIVVPPREPAVMAAAVSALLRDGARRAELGRRARQRVIDQFTLHRSVDGFRQIYRELAGTRPPRPAPAVTSLRLSIPAPRRTSPALVTGGTPA, encoded by the coding sequence ATGCCGAGCAGTGGCCGTCACGTCACCATGCTCACCGAAGGCACCTACCCGCACGTCCACGGCGGCGTCAGCACCTGGTGCGACCAGCTCGTCCGCGGCATGCCGGAGGTCGACTTCGAGATCCTCGCCCTCACCGGCAGCGGCCGCGAACCCGTCACCTGGGAGCTGCCGCCCAACGTCACCCGGCACACCGCGTACCCCCTGTGGGGACCTCCGCAGAGTCCGGCCGTGCGCCGGCCCCTGCGGGGGCGCGAACGACGCCGCTTCCTCGACGCGTACGAGCGCCTCCTGCTCGCCCTCCTCGACCCCGAGGCGGACTGCGACTTCGGCACCGGCCTGTACGAACTCGCCGAACTCGCCCGACAGGGAAGGCTGACCACCGCACTCCGCTCCGAGCGGGCCCTCCGCTCCCTCATGTGGATCTGGACCATGCCGCACCTGCCCACCCTCGCGGCCCGGCCCACCGTCCACGACGCGCTCACCGCCACCGACCTGCTCGAACACGCCCTGCGCCCGCTCGCCGCCCGGATAGCCACCGGCGGCGTGGCGCACGCCGTCTCCAGCGGCCTCGCCACGCTGCCGGCGCTCGCCGCGCAGCACTTCGAAGGGGTGCCCTTCCTGCTCACCGAACACGGCATCTACCTCCGCGAGCGCTACCTCGGCTACCGCACCGAAGCGCAACGCTGGCCCGTCAAGGCCCTCATGCTCGGCTTCTACCGCGAGCTCAACACCCTCGGCTACCGCAAGGCCGACCTCATCACCCCCTGCAACCAGTACAACCGGCGCTGGGAGGAGCGCGGCGGAGCCCCCGCCGACCGCATCCGCACCGTCTACAACGGCGTCGACCCGGCCCTCTTCCCCGAGGCCGGACCCGAACCCGAGACCCCCACCCTCAGCTGGTGCGGCCGGGTCGACCCCATCAAGGACCTGGAGACCCTGATCAGGGCGTACGCGATCTCCCGCGCCGAACTCCCGGAGCTGCGGCTCCGCCTCTTCGGCCCGGTCCCGGCCGGGAACGAGGACTACCTGACCCGCCTGGAGAAACTCGCCGCCGAACTCGGCGTCGCCGACGGCGTCTCCTTCGAGGGCCGCGTCTCCGACGTGCCCTCCGCCTACGCGGCCGGCAGCGTGGTCATGCTCTCCTCCATCAGCGAGGGCTTCCCCTTCTCCCTCATCGAGGCCATGTCCTGCGGCCGCGCCACCGTCTCCACGGACGTCGGAGGCGTACGGGAAGCCGTCGGCGACACCGGGATCGTCGTCCCGCCCCGCGAACCGGCCGTCATGGCCGCCGCCGTCTCCGCACTCCTCCGCGACGGCGCCCGCCGCGCCGAACTGGGCCGCCGGGCCCGCCAACGGGTGATCGACCAGTTCACCCTGCACCGCTCGGTGGACGGCTTCCGGCAGATCTACCGCGAACTCGCGGGCACCCGCCCGCCGCGCCCGGCCCCGGCCGTCACCTCCCTCCGCCTGAGCATCCCCGCCCCGCGCCGCACCTCACCGGCCCTCGTCACCGGAGGCACCCCGGCATGA
- a CDS encoding spherulation-specific family 4 protein translates to MTNPSLLVPYYEHPSERPEAWSALVDAASSLYGVVLNPASGAGEAPDPAFAEAAGRLRAAGARVLGYVDTAYGRRPHAEVVAELVRHRDWYGADGAFLDQVATAPAALAHYRRIAVAARAAGAATLVFNHGAHPAPGYEAQADLLVTFEGPWDTYRTLDLPVAAHYCHLVYAAPADFRPATPVHCAVPGTGAHPWGTLPHLLAAAR, encoded by the coding sequence ATGACGAACCCCTCCCTCCTGGTGCCGTACTACGAGCACCCGTCCGAACGCCCCGAGGCCTGGTCGGCGCTCGTGGACGCGGCGTCGTCCCTGTACGGCGTCGTCCTCAACCCGGCGAGCGGCGCCGGCGAGGCCCCCGACCCGGCGTTCGCCGAGGCCGCCGGGCGGCTGCGGGCGGCCGGGGCGCGGGTCCTCGGCTACGTGGACACCGCCTACGGACGCCGCCCGCACGCCGAGGTCGTCGCCGAACTGGTCCGCCACCGCGACTGGTACGGCGCCGACGGCGCCTTCCTGGACCAGGTGGCGACCGCGCCCGCCGCCCTCGCCCACTACCGCCGCATCGCGGTCGCCGCCCGCGCCGCCGGGGCCGCGACCCTGGTCTTCAACCACGGGGCCCACCCGGCCCCCGGCTACGAGGCGCAGGCCGACCTCCTCGTCACCTTCGAGGGCCCCTGGGACACGTACCGGACGCTCGATCTGCCGGTCGCCGCCCACTACTGCCACCTCGTCTACGCCGCCCCGGCGGACTTCCGCCCGGCCACCCCGGTGCACTGCGCCGTCCCCGGCACGGGCGCGCACCCCTGGGGCACCCTCCCGCACCTCCTGGCGGCCGCCCGATGA
- a CDS encoding endo alpha-1,4 polygalactosaminidase, translating into MRAARPMALLTGVLLLATACTAAPDPDSKTTDDRWRPAPGLTWQWQLSGRLDPSVDVPVYDIDGFDHPASTVADLHRRGRKVVCYLSTGAWEDFRPDADDFPKALLGKGNGWEGERWLDVRRTDLLGPLMAKRLDMCRDKGFDAVEPDNMDGYKNRTGFPLTAADQLRYNRLIAGMAHERGLAVGLKNDLDQIPKLLPDFDFAVNEQCAEYDECGRLAPFVAAGKAVFHVEYELTTDQFCPQARKLGLSSMRKRYELDAWRRPC; encoded by the coding sequence ATGAGGGCCGCCCGCCCGATGGCTCTGCTCACGGGGGTCCTGCTCCTCGCCACGGCCTGTACGGCCGCCCCCGACCCGGACTCCAAGACGACCGACGACCGCTGGCGGCCGGCCCCCGGGCTCACCTGGCAGTGGCAGCTCAGCGGCAGGCTCGATCCGTCCGTCGACGTCCCGGTGTACGACATCGACGGCTTCGACCATCCGGCGTCGACCGTCGCCGACCTCCACCGCCGGGGCCGCAAGGTCGTCTGCTATCTGTCCACCGGCGCCTGGGAGGACTTCCGTCCCGACGCCGACGACTTCCCGAAGGCCCTCCTCGGCAAGGGGAACGGCTGGGAGGGCGAGCGCTGGCTGGACGTCCGCCGCACCGACCTCCTCGGGCCCCTCATGGCGAAGCGCCTCGACATGTGCCGGGACAAGGGCTTCGACGCCGTCGAGCCCGACAACATGGACGGCTACAAGAACCGCACCGGCTTCCCCCTGACCGCCGCCGACCAGCTCCGCTACAACCGCCTCATCGCCGGCATGGCCCATGAGCGGGGCCTCGCGGTCGGCCTCAAGAACGACCTGGACCAGATCCCCAAGCTGCTGCCGGACTTCGACTTCGCGGTCAACGAGCAGTGCGCGGAGTACGACGAGTGCGGCCGCCTCGCCCCGTTCGTCGCGGCGGGCAAGGCCGTCTTCCACGTCGAGTACGAGCTGACGACGGACCAGTTCTGCCCCCAGGCCCGGAAGCTGGGCCTCAGCTCCATGCGGAAGCGGTACGAACTGGACGCCTGGCGCCGACCCTGTTAG
- the cobS gene encoding adenosylcobinamide-GDP ribazoletransferase, whose translation MDGLRFAFGTLTVFPARITRWDRDAARAGMLSAPLAGLVVGLCSAAAGAAFLLLGSGPLLAAVVTTAVPALLTRGLHLDGLADTADGLGSAKPAEDALRIMKQSDIGPFGVIALVLVLLAQVAALYELYGEGWERGTVAAALAATVARLALTHASRHGVPAARPEGLGAIVAATVPTRSATLTTALVLVLGAATGLLLSPYDAVRDVLAAGAGLGASALLLRRCVRRFGGVTGDVFGAVEETAATATLVALTLGSAG comes from the coding sequence ATGGACGGCCTGCGTTTCGCCTTCGGCACCCTCACCGTGTTCCCCGCCCGCATCACCCGTTGGGACCGGGACGCGGCGCGCGCCGGCATGCTCAGCGCCCCGCTCGCGGGGCTGGTCGTCGGGCTCTGCTCCGCCGCGGCCGGCGCGGCGTTCCTGCTGCTCGGCTCGGGCCCGCTGCTCGCGGCCGTCGTCACCACCGCCGTCCCCGCCCTGCTCACCCGGGGCCTCCACCTCGACGGCCTCGCGGACACCGCCGACGGCCTCGGCAGCGCCAAGCCCGCCGAGGACGCGCTGCGCATCATGAAGCAGTCGGACATCGGCCCGTTCGGCGTCATCGCCCTGGTCCTGGTCCTGCTCGCCCAGGTCGCCGCGCTGTACGAGCTGTACGGGGAGGGCTGGGAGCGCGGGACCGTCGCCGCGGCCCTCGCCGCCACCGTGGCCCGCCTCGCCCTCACCCACGCGTCCCGCCACGGCGTCCCGGCGGCCCGCCCCGAGGGCCTCGGCGCGATCGTCGCCGCGACGGTCCCGACCCGTTCCGCGACCCTCACGACCGCCCTGGTCCTGGTCCTCGGCGCCGCGACGGGCCTCCTGCTCTCCCCGTACGACGCCGTCCGCGACGTCCTGGCGGCCGGCGCGGGCCTCGGGGCGTCGGCGCTGCTGCTCCGCCGGTGCGTGCGGCGCTTCGGCGGGGTGACGGGCGACGTGTTCGGCGCGGTGGAGGAGACGGCGGCGACGGCGACCCTGGTCGCGCTGACGCTGGGCTCGGCGGGCTAA
- a CDS encoding phosphatidylglycerol lysyltransferase domain-containing protein, with protein MGEVRLSADAAPRGTTARSRRGAAFAVWYLRVVTFINFLSAVWVSFGNDLRRHNEDDYFTPYMLTAGFASGVFTLFLAITMRRRKRAAWILNLVLSGLFLLLFALVMFFPEVRQHAQNWISLVLTAAFVLALLLGRKEFYAKGDRSNPRLAAGVAVGGLLVTSLLAALLVTVTNDATGSSTFLDRWRYGLMRLVTLASDDSRFAGISTPGWVDVTINVLSTLLLFAVLFAAFRSRRAVDPLTEEDEERLRLLLDKQGERDSLGYFALRREKSVVWSPSEKAAIAYRVVGGVSLASGDPIGDPEAWPGAIEPWLAEAREHGWIPAVMGASEEAGVIYARHGLDALELGDEAIVETDEFTLDGRAMRTVRQAFNRVKRAGYEVRIRRHEEIPAEEMAELLRKADDWRDGATERGFSMALGRLGDPRDGRCVMLECTDEAGELRALLSFVPWGPKGLSLDLMRRDRDSENGLMEFMVIELLQRAKEIGITQVSLNFAMFRSVFERGSKLGAGPVLRMWRSLLSFFSRWWQIESLYRANAKYRPIWEPRFMLFEKSADLLRIGLAAGRAEGFLEAPGLPKWMHRRHLESGR; from the coding sequence ATGGGAGAAGTCCGCTTGTCTGCCGATGCAGCACCCCGGGGCACGACCGCCCGTTCGCGGCGCGGCGCCGCTTTCGCCGTCTGGTACCTGCGTGTCGTCACGTTCATCAATTTCCTGAGCGCCGTGTGGGTCTCGTTCGGCAACGACCTGCGCCGCCACAACGAGGACGACTACTTCACCCCGTACATGCTCACCGCCGGCTTCGCCTCGGGCGTCTTCACGCTCTTCCTGGCGATCACCATGCGGCGCCGCAAGCGGGCCGCGTGGATCCTCAACCTGGTGCTCAGCGGTCTCTTCCTGCTGCTCTTCGCGCTCGTGATGTTCTTCCCGGAGGTCCGGCAGCACGCCCAGAACTGGATCTCGCTGGTCCTCACCGCCGCGTTCGTCCTCGCGCTGCTGCTCGGGCGCAAGGAGTTCTACGCGAAGGGCGACCGCTCCAACCCCAGGCTCGCGGCGGGGGTGGCGGTCGGCGGACTGCTCGTCACCTCGCTGCTCGCCGCCCTCCTGGTGACCGTCACCAACGACGCCACCGGCAGCTCCACCTTCCTCGACCGGTGGAGGTACGGCCTGATGCGGCTGGTCACGCTGGCCTCCGACGACTCCCGGTTCGCCGGGATCAGCACCCCGGGCTGGGTCGACGTCACCATCAACGTCCTGTCCACGCTGCTGCTCTTCGCGGTGCTCTTCGCCGCCTTCCGCTCCCGGCGGGCCGTCGACCCGCTGACCGAGGAGGACGAGGAGCGGCTGCGGCTCCTGCTCGACAAGCAGGGCGAGCGCGACTCGCTCGGCTACTTCGCGCTGCGCCGCGAGAAGAGCGTCGTGTGGTCGCCGAGCGAGAAGGCGGCCATCGCCTACCGGGTGGTCGGCGGCGTCTCGCTCGCCTCCGGCGACCCGATCGGCGACCCGGAGGCCTGGCCGGGCGCCATCGAGCCCTGGCTCGCCGAGGCCCGCGAGCACGGCTGGATCCCGGCGGTGATGGGCGCGAGCGAGGAGGCCGGGGTCATCTACGCCCGGCACGGTCTGGACGCCCTGGAGCTGGGCGACGAGGCGATCGTGGAGACCGACGAGTTCACCCTGGACGGCCGGGCGATGCGGACGGTCCGGCAGGCCTTCAACCGGGTCAAGCGGGCCGGGTACGAGGTCCGGATCCGGCGGCACGAGGAGATTCCCGCCGAGGAGATGGCCGAGCTGCTGCGCAAGGCGGACGACTGGCGGGACGGGGCCACCGAGCGCGGGTTCTCGATGGCGCTCGGCCGGCTGGGCGATCCCCGGGACGGCCGCTGCGTGATGCTGGAGTGCACCGACGAGGCGGGCGAGCTGCGGGCGCTGCTCTCCTTCGTCCCCTGGGGGCCGAAGGGGCTCTCGCTGGATCTGATGCGCCGTGACCGGGACTCCGAGAACGGCCTGATGGAGTTCATGGTCATCGAACTCCTCCAGCGGGCCAAGGAGATCGGGATCACTCAGGTCTCGCTCAACTTCGCGATGTTCCGCTCCGTCTTCGAACGTGGCTCGAAGCTCGGGGCGGGACCCGTGCTGCGCATGTGGCGTTCGCTGCTCAGCTTCTTCTCCCGCTGGTGGCAGATCGAGTCGCTGTACCGCGCCAACGCCAAGTACCGACCGATCTGGGAGCCCCGATTCATGCTCTTCGAGAAGAGTGCGGACCTGCTGCGCATCGGCCTCGCCGCCGGGCGGGCCGAGGGCTTCCTGGAGGCCCCCGGCCTGCCGAAGTGGATGCACCGCAGACATCTGGAGAGCGGGCGTTGA
- the cobT gene encoding nicotinate-nucleotide--dimethylbenzimidazole phosphoribosyltransferase, with the protein MNLDDFSDLIERPDGGIRRDAEERRERLTVPPGALGRLDELGEWLSAAQASVKVRAIEQPKVVLFAGDHGVASLDVSGRAAGTAHELVRAVLDGVSPVAVLARSMNVPVRVVDAGLDCDPELLPAEVVRHRVRRGSGRIDVVDALTVEETEAAVRLGIAIADEEADSGTDLVVLGDLSVGGTTPAATLIAALCGTDASVVTGRGGAGIDDLAWMRKCAAIRDALRRARPVLGDQLELLAAVGGADLAAMTGFLLQASVRRMPVILDGVVGAACALVAQRAAFRAPDWWLAGQVSGEPAQAKALDRMALNPLLDHGVHVGEGTGALLALPLVQAAAAFAAELPERPDPNTADADGAAEA; encoded by the coding sequence TTGAACCTGGACGACTTCTCCGATCTGATCGAGCGCCCCGACGGCGGGATACGGCGTGACGCCGAGGAGCGCAGGGAGCGGCTGACCGTGCCGCCGGGGGCGCTCGGGCGGCTGGACGAGCTGGGCGAGTGGCTGTCCGCGGCGCAGGCCTCGGTCAAGGTGCGGGCGATCGAGCAGCCGAAGGTCGTGCTGTTCGCGGGCGACCACGGGGTGGCCTCGCTCGACGTGTCGGGCCGCGCGGCGGGCACGGCGCACGAGCTGGTGCGCGCGGTGCTCGACGGGGTGAGCCCGGTGGCCGTCCTCGCCCGCTCGATGAACGTGCCGGTGCGGGTCGTGGACGCCGGTCTGGACTGCGATCCGGAGCTGCTGCCCGCCGAGGTGGTACGGCACCGGGTGCGGCGCGGCAGCGGCCGGATCGACGTGGTGGACGCGCTGACGGTCGAGGAGACCGAGGCGGCGGTCCGGCTCGGCATCGCGATCGCCGACGAGGAGGCGGACTCGGGCACCGATCTGGTGGTGCTCGGGGATCTGAGCGTCGGCGGGACGACCCCGGCGGCCACGCTGATCGCGGCGCTGTGCGGGACGGACGCCTCGGTGGTGACCGGCCGGGGCGGTGCCGGGATCGACGATCTGGCGTGGATGCGCAAGTGCGCGGCGATCCGGGACGCGCTGCGGCGGGCCCGGCCGGTCCTGGGCGACCAGCTGGAGCTGCTCGCGGCGGTCGGCGGGGCGGATCTGGCGGCGATGACCGGATTCCTGCTGCAGGCCTCGGTGCGGCGGATGCCGGTGATCCTGGACGGCGTGGTGGGCGCGGCCTGCGCCCTCGTGGCGCAGCGGGCGGCGTTCCGGGCGCCGGACTGGTGGCTGGCGGGCCAGGTGAGCGGGGAGCCGGCGCAGGCGAAGGCCCTGGACCGGATGGCGCTCAACCCGCTGCTCGATCACGGCGTCCATGTGGGTGAGGGAACCGGGGCATTGCTCGCACTTCCCCTCGTCCAGGCCGCGGCGGCGTTCGCCGCGGAGCTGCCCGAACGTCCGGATCCGAACACCGCGGACGCCGACGGCGCCGCGGAGGCCTGA
- a CDS encoding bifunctional adenosylcobinamide kinase/adenosylcobinamide-phosphate guanylyltransferase, translating into MELTLLGTGAPLGLPRPDCPCAVCALSRGPRTRAATALLVDGALLLDLTPGAALAAARSGHSLVGVRQVLLTHPHDGPAVEVPAGLPTAGRVPDGRELTLISGHRVRAVPMDSPGTGYEVTSAEGERLLYLPPGGAPAGLTDGRLDPYDMVVADVTGRPDGLARLRAAGAVGPATEVIAVHLDHDVPTGAELDRRLAAAGARAVPDGTTLYVGDYHEAPEAPRRTLVTGGARSGKSVEAERRLETFPEVLYVATGGTREGDPEWAERVGLHRERRPGSWRTAETCELVPLLEGDGPALLVDCLSLWLTDAMDRVGAWDDETWANGGQGALRERTAELVAAVRATSRTVVAVTNEVGSGVVPGTAAGRRFRDELGRLNAAFGDECEEVVLVVAGQALVLRG; encoded by the coding sequence GTGGAACTGACTCTGCTCGGCACCGGCGCCCCGCTCGGCCTCCCCCGCCCCGACTGCCCCTGCGCCGTGTGCGCGCTCTCCCGAGGGCCGCGCACACGGGCCGCGACCGCGCTGCTCGTGGACGGGGCCCTGCTGCTCGATCTGACTCCGGGGGCCGCGCTCGCGGCGGCCCGGTCGGGGCATTCGCTGGTGGGGGTGCGGCAGGTGCTGCTCACGCATCCGCACGACGGGCCCGCCGTCGAGGTGCCCGCGGGGCTTCCGACGGCCGGGCGGGTGCCGGACGGACGGGAGCTGACGCTGATCAGCGGGCACCGGGTGCGGGCCGTGCCGATGGACTCCCCGGGGACCGGGTACGAGGTGACCTCGGCCGAGGGCGAGCGGCTGCTGTACCTGCCGCCGGGCGGCGCGCCCGCCGGGCTGACGGACGGCCGTCTCGACCCGTACGACATGGTGGTCGCCGACGTGACGGGGCGGCCGGACGGGTTGGCCCGGCTGCGGGCGGCGGGGGCGGTGGGTCCGGCCACCGAGGTGATCGCGGTGCACCTGGACCATGACGTGCCGACGGGCGCCGAGCTGGACCGGCGGCTCGCGGCGGCGGGGGCGCGGGCGGTGCCGGACGGGACGACGCTGTACGTCGGCGACTACCACGAGGCGCCGGAGGCGCCCCGGCGGACCCTGGTGACGGGCGGGGCCCGGTCGGGGAAGTCGGTGGAGGCCGAGCGGCGCCTGGAGACCTTCCCCGAGGTGCTGTACGTGGCGACGGGCGGCACCCGGGAGGGCGACCCGGAGTGGGCCGAGCGGGTCGGGCTGCACCGGGAGCGGCGGCCGGGGTCCTGGCGTACCGCCGAGACCTGTGAACTCGTACCGCTGCTCGAAGGGGACGGGCCCGCGCTGCTCGTCGACTGTCTGTCGCTGTGGCTGACGGACGCCATGGACCGGGTGGGCGCGTGGGACGACGAGACCTGGGCGAACGGCGGGCAGGGGGCGCTGCGGGAGCGGACGGCGGAGCTGGTGGCGGCGGTGCGGGCGACGAGCCGTACGGTCGTGGCGGTGACGAACGAGGTCGGGTCGGGCGTGGTGCCGGGCACGGCGGCCGGGCGTCGCTTCCGGGACGAGCTGGGCCGGTTGAACGCGGCCTTCGGGGACGAATGCGAGGAGGTCGTCCTCGTGGTCGCGGGCCAGGCGCTCGTACTGCGCGGGTAG
- a CDS encoding S1C family serine protease, whose amino-acid sequence MDVSRAHARDRARARSRRVLLPLTAGACAVALTGGCSTADGGASVPERSTQAAAPLAANELQDDYQTVIRNVLPSVVQIEAANSLGSGVVYDAKGHIVTNAHVVGQEKSFKVTAATGGQPVTARLVSSYPEQDLAVLKLDSVPQGLKAAKFGNSATVDMGQIVLAMGSPLGLSGSVTQGIVSATGRTVSEGRTGGGTGATIGNMVQTSAAINPGNSGGALVNLDSEVIGIPTLAATDPELGGGSAPGIGFAIPASMVRTIADQIVKNGKVTDSGRAALNITGRTVLDDGYKPAGVAVVEAPADGAAGKAGLKPGDVITRLGDAEITTITSLSEALASMKPGDVVTVGYVRGGATRRTNVTLGEM is encoded by the coding sequence ATGGACGTCTCCCGTGCCCACGCCCGTGATCGTGCCCGCGCCCGTAGCCGTCGTGTCCTTCTCCCCCTCACCGCGGGTGCCTGCGCCGTCGCACTGACCGGTGGCTGTTCCACCGCCGACGGGGGCGCCTCCGTCCCGGAGCGGTCCACCCAGGCGGCGGCGCCGCTCGCCGCCAACGAGCTCCAGGACGACTACCAGACCGTCATCCGCAACGTCCTGCCGTCCGTCGTGCAGATCGAGGCGGCGAACAGCCTCGGCTCCGGCGTCGTCTACGACGCCAAGGGGCACATCGTCACCAACGCGCACGTGGTCGGCCAGGAGAAGAGCTTCAAGGTCACGGCGGCCACCGGCGGGCAGCCCGTGACGGCCCGGCTCGTCTCCTCCTACCCCGAGCAGGACCTCGCCGTGCTCAAGCTGGACAGCGTGCCCCAAGGGCTGAAGGCGGCGAAGTTCGGCAACTCGGCCACCGTCGACATGGGACAGATCGTGCTCGCGATGGGTTCCCCCCTGGGCCTGTCCGGCAGCGTCACCCAGGGCATCGTCTCGGCGACCGGCCGGACCGTCAGCGAGGGACGGACCGGCGGCGGCACCGGCGCGACCATCGGGAACATGGTCCAGACGTCGGCCGCGATCAACCCCGGCAACAGCGGGGGCGCCCTCGTGAACCTCGACAGCGAGGTCATCGGCATCCCCACGCTCGCCGCGACCGACCCCGAACTGGGCGGCGGCTCGGCGCCCGGCATCGGCTTCGCCATCCCCGCGTCGATGGTGCGGACGATCGCGGACCAGATCGTCAAGAACGGCAAGGTGACGGACTCGGGGCGGGCGGCCCTCAACATCACCGGCCGTACGGTCCTCGACGACGGCTACAAGCCGGCGGGCGTCGCGGTGGTCGAGGCGCCGGCGGACGGGGCGGCCGGGAAGGCGGGGCTGAAGCCGGGGGACGTGATCACGCGCCTCGGCGACGCCGAGATCACGACGATCACGTCGCTCTCGGAGGCGTTGGCTTCGATGAAGCCGGGGGATGTGGTGACGGTGGGGTATGTACGGGGTGGGGCGACGCGCAGGACGAACGTGACGCTGGGCGAAATGTAG
- a CDS encoding bifunctional 2-polyprenyl-6-hydroxyphenol methylase/3-demethylubiquinol 3-O-methyltransferase UbiG, producing the protein MLPVAHWPATHGGLRDTIRQEIVARQLDEQITARYPVGQRLRILDAGMGQGTQALRLARAGHTVTGLEADPDLLKAARESLATEPAGIRERVRLIEGDGRETGVHFLPGSFDVVLCHGVLMYADEPDALLAGLARMLAPGGLLSLVVRNAEALAMRPGLAGDWSGALAAFDSDVYTDDNGVKVRADRLDALTATLAGIAAPLHAWYGVRVFTDGIPADAGLPAAEELERLLAAEDRAGRTEPYRRIAALLHLCGVRG; encoded by the coding sequence GTGCTGCCCGTCGCGCACTGGCCCGCCACCCACGGCGGGCTGCGCGACACCATCCGGCAGGAGATCGTCGCCCGTCAGCTCGACGAGCAGATAACCGCCCGCTATCCCGTGGGCCAGCGCCTGCGGATCCTCGACGCGGGCATGGGACAGGGCACCCAGGCCCTGCGCCTCGCCCGGGCCGGACACACCGTGACCGGCCTGGAGGCCGATCCGGACCTCCTCAAGGCGGCCCGGGAGTCGCTGGCGACGGAGCCCGCCGGGATCCGCGAGCGGGTCCGGCTGATCGAGGGCGACGGGCGCGAGACCGGGGTGCACTTCCTGCCCGGCAGCTTCGACGTGGTCCTCTGCCACGGCGTGCTGATGTACGCGGACGAACCCGACGCGCTGCTCGCGGGTCTGGCCCGGATGCTGGCCCCCGGCGGCCTGCTGTCCCTGGTGGTACGGAACGCGGAGGCCCTGGCCATGCGGCCGGGGCTCGCCGGGGACTGGTCCGGGGCGCTCGCGGCCTTCGACTCCGACGTCTACACGGACGACAACGGCGTGAAGGTGCGGGCCGACCGGCTGGACGCGCTCACGGCGACGCTCGCGGGGATCGCGGCTCCGCTGCACGCCTGGTACGGGGTGCGGGTCTTCACGGACGGCATCCCCGCCGACGCGGGCCTGCCCGCCGCCGAGGAGCTGGAGCGACTGCTCGCCGCCGAGGACCGGGCCGGGCGCACGGAGCCGTACCGACGGATCGCGGCGCTGCTGCACCTGTGCGGGGTACGGGGCTGA
- a CDS encoding DUF3043 domain-containing protein — protein MFRSRSKDEKAPTDKVTADLSTKQPRDPEAPKGRPTPKRSDAQSQRRRAATVPTDRKEAAKRQREARRSDLARQREALASGDERYLPARDKGPVRRFVRDFVDSRFAIAEFFLPMAVVILVLSLFGNANRALQNISLLLWLGVIVLIVIDSIGIWLRLRKQLNERFPNEPKRGAIAYGLMRTLQMRRLRLPKPQVKRGERP, from the coding sequence GTGTTCCGTAGCCGTTCGAAGGACGAGAAGGCCCCCACCGACAAGGTGACGGCGGACCTCTCCACCAAGCAGCCCCGCGACCCCGAGGCCCCCAAGGGCCGCCCGACCCCGAAGCGGAGCGATGCGCAGTCCCAGCGCCGGCGCGCCGCGACGGTGCCGACCGACCGCAAGGAGGCCGCCAAGCGCCAGCGCGAGGCACGCCGCTCGGACCTGGCCCGGCAGCGCGAGGCGCTGGCCAGCGGCGACGAGCGTTATCTGCCCGCCCGCGACAAGGGGCCGGTGCGCCGCTTCGTGCGCGACTTCGTCGACTCGCGGTTCGCCATCGCCGAGTTCTTCCTGCCGATGGCCGTGGTGATCCTCGTGCTGTCGCTGTTCGGCAACGCCAACCGGGCGCTGCAGAACATCTCCCTGCTGCTGTGGCTCGGTGTGATCGTCCTGATCGTCATCGACTCGATCGGCATCTGGCTCCGTCTGCGGAAGCAGCTGAACGAGCGCTTCCCGAACGAGCCGAAGCGCGGCGCCATCGCCTACGGCCTGATGCGCACGCTCCAGATGCGCCGACTGCGTCTGCCGAAGCCGCAGGTCAAGCGCGGAGAGCGGCCCTGA